A stretch of Myxococcus hansupus DNA encodes these proteins:
- the cysK gene encoding cysteine synthase A, translated as MKANSILETIGNTPHVRINRLFPARVTVHVKLERANPGGSIKDRIALSMIEDAEKRGLLKKDSVIIEPTSGNTGIGLAMVAAVKGYKLVLVMPESMSIERRRLMAAYGATFELTPRAQGMKGAIARANELVAQVPNAWMPQQFENEANIEVHRRTTVQEILKDFPEGLDYLITGVGTGGHITACAEELKKVWPKLKVFAVEPTKSPVISGGQPGPHPIQGIGAGFIPKNLHKDALDGAIQVAEEDAFEFTRRAAREEGIFVGISSGAALSAVNQKLGEMNDGSRVLVFNYDTGERYLSIESLFPAQ; from the coding sequence ATGAAGGCGAACAGCATCCTGGAGACCATCGGCAACACGCCGCACGTGCGCATCAACCGGCTGTTTCCGGCCCGCGTGACGGTGCACGTGAAGCTGGAGCGCGCCAACCCGGGCGGCAGCATCAAGGACCGCATCGCGCTGTCCATGATTGAGGACGCGGAGAAGCGCGGCCTGCTCAAGAAGGACAGCGTCATCATCGAGCCCACCAGCGGCAACACCGGCATCGGCCTGGCCATGGTCGCCGCGGTGAAGGGCTACAAGCTGGTGCTCGTCATGCCGGAGTCGATGAGCATCGAGCGCCGCCGCCTGATGGCCGCCTACGGCGCCACCTTCGAGCTGACCCCGCGCGCCCAGGGCATGAAGGGCGCCATCGCCCGCGCCAACGAGCTGGTGGCGCAGGTCCCCAACGCGTGGATGCCGCAGCAGTTCGAGAACGAGGCCAACATCGAGGTCCACCGCCGCACCACGGTGCAGGAAATCCTGAAGGACTTCCCGGAGGGGCTCGACTACCTCATCACCGGCGTGGGCACCGGCGGCCACATCACCGCGTGCGCCGAGGAGCTGAAGAAGGTCTGGCCGAAGCTCAAGGTCTTCGCCGTGGAGCCCACCAAGTCGCCCGTCATCAGCGGCGGCCAGCCGGGCCCGCACCCCATCCAGGGCATTGGCGCCGGCTTCATCCCCAAGAACCTGCACAAGGACGCGCTCGACGGCGCGATTCAGGTCGCCGAGGAGGACGCCTTCGAGTTCACCCGCCGCGCCGCGCGGGAAGAAGGCATCTTCGTGGGCATCTCCTCCGGCGCCGCGCTGTCCGCGGTGAACCAGAAGCTGGGCGAGATGAACGACGGCAGCCGCGTGCTCGTCTTCAACTACGACACGGGCGAGCGCTACCTCTCCATCGAGTCGCTGTTCCCCGCCCAGTAG
- a CDS encoding aminotransferase class V-fold PLP-dependent enzyme — MTRPLESYRDLFPVLREQLYLNHAGVAPTSLRAAEAVRGWMEDIVHHGIKHERGWEAHCERVRGLAARLINAEPGEVAFVRNTSHGLGLVAEGLDWKPGDEVVVASSLEYPSNVYPWLHLKDRGVVVREVETPEGGVTPEAVAASLTPRTKLVAVSSVQFATGYRTDLDAVGALCERAGVLFCVDGIQSVGCIPVDVKKSRIHFLSADSHKWMLGIAGIGFVYVAKDVLPRLRPVLVGWRSTTDAWNFNRSHFELRPDAGKLEEGSAAYTGIYALGAALELLHEVGMDAISARIRELLVQLEAGLRGLGCDVGPTPEHRAGILTFLPPEGDAKSLGAWLAGRDVALSVRRGRVRLSPHFYNLPEEMDRLVELVRTHRG; from the coding sequence ATGACGCGCCCGCTCGAGTCCTATCGCGACCTGTTCCCCGTGCTGCGGGAGCAGCTCTACCTGAACCACGCGGGGGTGGCCCCCACCAGCCTGCGCGCCGCCGAGGCCGTGCGCGGCTGGATGGAGGACATCGTCCACCACGGCATCAAGCACGAGCGCGGCTGGGAGGCCCACTGCGAGCGCGTGCGCGGCCTGGCCGCCCGCCTCATCAACGCGGAGCCCGGTGAAGTGGCCTTCGTGCGCAACACCAGCCATGGCCTGGGCCTGGTGGCGGAGGGCCTGGACTGGAAGCCCGGAGACGAGGTCGTCGTGGCCTCCTCGCTGGAGTACCCCTCCAACGTCTATCCCTGGCTGCACCTCAAGGACCGGGGCGTGGTGGTGCGTGAGGTGGAGACGCCCGAGGGCGGCGTCACGCCGGAGGCGGTGGCCGCGTCCCTCACGCCGCGCACGAAGCTCGTCGCGGTGTCCTCGGTGCAGTTCGCCACCGGCTACCGCACGGACCTGGACGCGGTGGGCGCCCTGTGTGAGCGGGCGGGCGTCCTCTTCTGCGTGGATGGCATCCAGAGCGTGGGGTGCATCCCCGTGGACGTGAAGAAGAGCCGCATCCACTTCCTGAGCGCGGACAGCCACAAGTGGATGCTGGGCATCGCCGGCATCGGCTTCGTCTACGTGGCCAAGGACGTGTTGCCCCGGCTGCGCCCCGTGCTCGTGGGCTGGCGCAGCACCACGGACGCGTGGAACTTCAACCGCAGCCACTTCGAGCTGCGCCCGGACGCGGGGAAGCTGGAGGAGGGCAGCGCCGCGTACACCGGCATCTACGCGCTGGGCGCCGCGCTGGAGCTGTTGCACGAGGTGGGCATGGACGCCATCTCCGCGCGCATCCGCGAGCTGCTCGTCCAACTGGAGGCCGGGCTGCGCGGGCTGGGCTGCGACGTGGGGCCCACGCCGGAACACCGCGCGGGCATCCTCACCTTCCTGCCACCGGAGGGCGACGCCAAATCGCTCGGAGCGTGGCTCGCCGGGCGTGACGTCGCGCTCTCGGTGCGCCGCGGGCGCGTCCGCCTCTCACCCCACTTCTACAACCTGCCCGAGGAGATGGACCGGCTGGTGGAGCTGGTGCGGACGCACCGCGGCTGA
- a CDS encoding c-type cytochrome: protein MRRTILDAVRSTWFAGAALLAGCAGTVNAPYPPIRADLSPAALERGAAIFHASCESCHRGGDAETAAGAPLRELPSYMGRFHAANLTAHAEAGIGAMKDEELARAIRYSVSRDGRLMVMPSYGMGDADLAAVLGFMRSGHPLFTPTAEPAPPSKFSFFGGIGFRFITGNEPVERPASGIPVPPKSASREYGHYMAHDVYDCASCHTDGFSPRKTEGDDVFAGGMAFVDPEGRKVHSSNITFHETGLANWTLEDFTRAVRDGLAPDGSVLRSPMPRFRGMDDVEAQALYDYLRSVPTKKNAVKDARPRLTATSVRPQWVTQEAGEDAAETVQQEGTATGEDAQAALAPGDPTTSSPPTSTVAIPSPSAQPDSQASSAISHPPAPDTARPSATPARPNPSAPASSATSQAGGAPSASEQPVSPTPAPRQSAHASATPSPSDTTHAAGPKPVTRKPAPKPRPQTPAVDAAALFTKFGCASCHAPGARYHDRLAKVATRSEADLVRWVRNPEQFLPGTPMPTYAELIDEKTARALVRWVKAGGPNTLTSQGR, encoded by the coding sequence ATGCGCCGAACCATCCTGGACGCCGTGAGGAGCACGTGGTTCGCGGGAGCCGCCCTGCTGGCGGGCTGCGCGGGCACCGTCAACGCCCCCTACCCGCCCATCCGCGCGGACCTGTCTCCCGCCGCGCTGGAGCGAGGCGCCGCCATCTTCCACGCGAGCTGTGAGTCCTGCCACCGGGGCGGTGACGCGGAGACGGCCGCCGGGGCGCCGCTGCGCGAGCTGCCCTCCTACATGGGGCGCTTCCACGCGGCGAACCTCACGGCGCACGCGGAGGCCGGCATCGGCGCCATGAAGGACGAGGAGCTGGCCCGGGCCATCCGCTACAGCGTGAGCCGAGACGGGCGGCTGATGGTGATGCCCAGCTACGGCATGGGCGACGCCGACCTCGCGGCGGTGCTGGGCTTCATGCGCTCCGGACATCCGCTCTTCACGCCGACGGCCGAGCCCGCGCCGCCGTCGAAGTTCAGCTTCTTCGGCGGCATTGGCTTCCGCTTCATCACCGGCAACGAGCCGGTGGAGCGGCCCGCTTCGGGCATCCCCGTGCCGCCCAAGTCCGCGAGCCGGGAGTACGGCCACTACATGGCGCATGACGTCTACGACTGCGCATCCTGCCACACGGATGGCTTCAGCCCCCGGAAGACGGAGGGAGACGACGTGTTCGCCGGGGGCATGGCGTTCGTCGACCCGGAGGGCCGGAAGGTCCACTCCAGCAACATCACGTTCCATGAGACGGGGCTGGCGAACTGGACGTTGGAGGACTTCACCCGCGCGGTGCGCGACGGACTCGCGCCAGATGGCTCCGTGCTGCGCTCGCCGATGCCTCGCTTCCGCGGCATGGACGATGTGGAGGCCCAGGCGCTCTATGACTACTTGCGCTCGGTGCCCACGAAGAAGAACGCCGTGAAGGACGCGAGGCCCCGCCTCACCGCGACGTCCGTGCGGCCTCAGTGGGTGACGCAGGAAGCTGGCGAGGACGCTGCGGAGACCGTGCAGCAGGAGGGCACGGCGACCGGCGAGGATGCCCAAGCGGCTCTCGCTCCGGGCGACCCCACTACGAGCAGCCCCCCGACATCGACTGTCGCCATTCCGAGCCCGAGCGCGCAGCCGGACAGCCAGGCGTCGAGCGCCATTTCCCATCCGCCAGCCCCAGACACCGCGCGGCCATCCGCGACACCCGCCAGACCGAATCCCAGCGCTCCGGCCTCGTCAGCGACTTCCCAGGCGGGAGGTGCTCCCTCGGCTTCGGAGCAGCCCGTGAGCCCCACACCGGCTCCGCGGCAAAGCGCCCACGCCTCGGCGACGCCCTCGCCATCGGACACGACCCACGCGGCGGGCCCCAAGCCCGTGACGCGCAAACCCGCGCCCAAGCCGCGCCCCCAGACGCCCGCGGTGGATGCCGCCGCCCTCTTCACGAAGTTCGGCTGCGCGAGCTGCCACGCGCCGGGCGCTCGCTATCACGACCGGCTCGCGAAGGTGGCCACGCGCAGCGAAGCCGACCTGGTCCGCTGGGTGCGCAACCCCGAGCAGTTCCTCCCCGGCACGCCCATGCCCACCTACGCGGAGCTCATCGACGAGAAGACGGCGCGCGCCCTCGTGCGATGGGTGAAGGCCGGCGGCCCGAACACGCTGACCTCCCAGGGCCGCTGA
- a CDS encoding LamB/YcsF family protein, whose translation MTECLLNVDLGELPGEDAQLYALAHIANIACGGHAGDDASMRHALALCERHGAQAGAHPSYEDREGFGRRALDVTPEQLRNQIKAQCARLAALASERRLPVRYAKPHGALYHAANASPALALAVVDGVVSALGTGVTLIGPGTGALHDAARTAGLAYAREGFADRGTRPDGSLIPRGQPGAVLTDHALARDNTVRLATSGGVDTVCVHGDTPGAVALAREVRATLDALALPAEPLGDGALRLVLPEGIERRAARDALSALPHVLDAVITEEHACVYFRPEAPPEEPRLALARLLRLPAPLAERPLMTIRVRYDGQDLHTVAARAGLTEDEVARCHTAREYTVRCVGFLPGFAYLGEVDPRISVPRLSTPRTRVPALAVGIAGGRTGVYPFASPGGWNLIGTALDFTAFTPEHGAALQLGDRVRFERVDG comes from the coding sequence ATGACGGAGTGCCTCCTCAACGTCGACCTGGGCGAACTGCCTGGAGAAGACGCGCAGCTCTATGCACTGGCGCACATCGCCAACATCGCCTGCGGCGGACACGCGGGAGATGACGCCTCCATGCGCCATGCCCTGGCGTTGTGCGAGCGGCACGGCGCCCAGGCAGGCGCGCACCCGTCCTACGAAGACCGGGAAGGGTTCGGCCGTCGCGCGCTCGACGTGACGCCGGAGCAGCTCCGGAATCAAATCAAGGCACAGTGCGCACGGCTCGCCGCGCTGGCCTCCGAGCGCAGGCTGCCCGTGCGCTACGCCAAGCCCCACGGCGCGCTGTACCACGCGGCCAATGCCTCACCGGCCCTGGCCCTCGCGGTGGTGGATGGCGTGGTGTCCGCGCTGGGAACGGGCGTCACCCTCATCGGCCCGGGCACGGGAGCCCTGCACGACGCGGCCCGGACGGCGGGGCTCGCGTATGCACGCGAGGGCTTCGCGGACCGGGGAACGCGGCCGGATGGCTCGCTCATTCCACGCGGCCAACCCGGCGCGGTGCTGACCGACCACGCGCTGGCGCGAGACAACACCGTCCGGCTCGCCACGAGCGGCGGCGTGGACACCGTCTGCGTGCACGGTGACACGCCGGGTGCGGTGGCGTTGGCGCGCGAGGTCCGTGCCACCCTGGACGCACTCGCCCTGCCCGCCGAGCCGCTCGGCGACGGTGCCCTGCGGCTGGTGCTCCCCGAGGGAATCGAGCGACGCGCGGCGCGCGATGCGCTCAGTGCCCTGCCTCACGTGCTGGACGCCGTCATCACCGAGGAACACGCCTGCGTGTACTTCCGCCCGGAGGCGCCACCCGAAGAGCCGAGACTCGCGCTGGCGCGGCTGCTGCGCCTTCCCGCGCCCCTCGCCGAGCGCCCGCTCATGACCATCCGCGTGCGCTACGACGGACAGGACCTGCACACGGTCGCGGCACGCGCGGGGCTCACGGAGGACGAGGTCGCCCGGTGCCACACCGCCCGCGAGTACACCGTGCGCTGCGTGGGCTTCCTGCCGGGGTTCGCCTATCTGGGCGAGGTGGACCCGCGCATCAGCGTGCCCCGGCTCTCCACGCCGCGCACCCGGGTCCCCGCCCTGGCGGTGGGAATCGCCGGAGGACGCACCGGCGTCTATCCCTTCGCCTCTCCGGGAGGCTGGAACCTCATCGGCACCGCGCTGGACTTCACCGCCTTCACGCCCGAACACGGCGCGGCGTTGCAGCTCGGGGACCGCGTGCGCTTCGAACGGGTGGACGGATGA